Proteins from a genomic interval of Maylandia zebra isolate NMK-2024a linkage group LG15, Mzebra_GT3a, whole genome shotgun sequence:
- the rps12 gene encoding small ribosomal subunit protein eS12 has translation MAEEGSPAGGVMDVNTALPEVLKTALIHDGLARGIREAAKALDKRQAHLCVLAANCDEPMYVKLVEALCAEHQINLIKVDDNKKLGEWVGLCKIDREGKPRKVVGCSCVVVKDYGKESQAKDVIEEYFKSKK, from the exons ATGGCCGAGGAAGG CAGTCCTGCCGGAGGTGTGATGGATGTCAACACCGCTCTCCCTGAAGTGCTCAAGACCGCACTCATCCACGATGGCCTAGCCCGCGGTATCCGTGAGGCTGCCAAGGCTCTGGACAA ACGTCAGGCCCATCTCTGCGTCCTTGCTGCCAACTGCGATGAGCCCATGTACGTCAAGCTGGTGGAGGCCCTCTGCGCCGAGCATCAGATCAATCTCATCAAG GTTGATGACAACAAGAAGCTTGGTGAGTGGGTTGGTCTGTGCAAGATCGACCGCGAGGGTAAACCACGCAAGGTGGTTGGCTGCAGCTGCGTCGTTGTTAAG GATTATGGCAAGGAGTCCCAGGCCAAGGATGTGATTGAGGAATACTTCAAGTCCAAGAAATGA